The following coding sequences are from one Lolium rigidum isolate FL_2022 chromosome 6, APGP_CSIRO_Lrig_0.1, whole genome shotgun sequence window:
- the LOC124665332 gene encoding pathogenesis-related protein PR-4-like: MAGRVALAMVLLCAAAAMVAAQSASNVRATYNYYNPRSINWDLYTASAYCSTWDGGRSLAWRSKYGWTAFCGPAGPRGQESCGKCLLVTNTATGAQITARIVDQCSNGGLDLDYDTVFSRIDTNGLGVQQGHLIVSYQFVNCGDNELLLQREEK, from the exons atggccggaCGTGTGGCACTAGCGATGGTCCTGCTGTGCGCGGCGGCTGCCATGGTCGCGGCGCAGTCGGCGTCCAACGTGCGCGCCACATACAACTACTACAACCCGAGGAGCATCAACTGGGACCTCTACACCGCCAGCGCCTACTGCTCCACCTGGGACGGCGGTAGGTCGCTCGCCTGGCGCTCCAAGTACGGCTGGACCGCCTTCTGCGGGCCGGCGGGGCCCCGCGGCCAGGAATCGTGCGGCAAGTGCCTCCTG GTGACCAACACGGCGACCGGCGCACAGATTACTGCGAGGATCGTCGACCAGTGCAGCAACGGCGGGCTGGACCTGGACTACGACACGGTGTTCAGCAGGATTGACACCAACGGGCTGGGAGTGCAGCAGGGCCACCTTATCGTCAGCTACCAGTTCGTCAACTGCGGCGACAACGAGCTGCTGCTCCAGCGCGAAGAGAAATAA